In Candidatus Saccharimonadia bacterium, the genomic stretch TGCGTAAGCCATGAGGGCTGGGCCGGTTTCTCACGGCAAGTCTGGTGGGGTAGCTGGCAGCTGAAGTTCAACAAAGAGCGCAGCTACGGCAACACCGGCTGGCAGGACAACGGCAACATCACGTACGGCGGATTCATGACCCAGGGCACGTACAAGCGCTGCGCGGCTACTTCGTGCGCCCCCACATTTTTCTCCGGCGACGTTACGATCGACGGTCAGGGCGTCCACCTCGAGACTGGCGCCACTGCCTCTTTCTACACCTACACGCCGCATCTCGGGCAAGCACTCCCAGGCATCTTTGAAAGCTGGTTCGGTCCCACGACCGGCGGCGCATCACTTACGGCACCGTTGTACCGTCTCTACAAGCGCAGCAGCGACCGGCACTTCTACACTGTTAGCCCAACCGAGCGGGACAGCGCCATCAGGCAGGGCTATGCCCTCGAAGGGGTGAGCTTTTATGTATCGACTTCGGGCGGGGGCAACCTCTCCGCCGTCTACCGGCTCTACAACCGCTCTACCGATTATCATTTCTATACCAACAGCCAAGACGAAGCCAACCGAGACACGGGCGTGGGATTCATCATCGAAGGTACCGGCTACCTGGCCAGTAATGGCGGCGACCCCGGTGTTTCCCCCGTTTACCGCCTGCTCAACAGGGGCAACCACATGCACTTCTTTACCATCAATGCGAGTGAGCGCGACCAAGCTGTAGCCAGCGGAGCTTACCTGTACGAAGGGGTAGCTTTCTATGCCATTGCGCCGTAGATTTGTAGCCTATATCGGGGCCTTGGCGGTGTTCGTGGCTGCCGGTACCTTGAGTCTGCCCGGCCGATCCTACGCGATCGTCCAGCAACTGTACCTCACCCCGGCCGCCGCATCCGTCCAAAACGGCAACAACATCTCGATCCAAATCCGGGTCAATTCCTCTGCCGACCTGGTGAACGCCGTCCAGGCCAACTTCACCTACAATCCCGCACAGCTGCAGTACGTCAGCGTCAGCGCGGTCGGCACCGCCTTCGACGTCGACGCTTCCAGCTCTATCGCCAGCGGCAGCATTCAGCTTGCCCGTGGCGCCACCACGTCCGTTTCGGGCGATAACCTCTTTGCCACGATCACCTTCAAGGCCATCGTGGGCAGCGGCTCTGCCTCGGTCAATGTGGCATCCGGGTCAGCTGTAGTGAGGACCTCCGACGCATCCAATATCCTCACCCAATCCGGCGGTGCGGTCTTTACCCTCACCCCGTCGCCCGCCATACTCTCCACGCCGCTTTACCGGCTCTACAGCCGCAAATCAGACCGCCACTTCTACACCATAAATCCCACCGAGCGCGATCAGGCCATTGGCGTCGGCTACGCGCTCGAGGGCGTCAGCTTCTACGTCGGCATCGCGAACGGCGGCAATCTGACCCCAATTATCCGCCTGTATAATCGCCAAACCGACTACCATTTTTATACCAGCAGTCAGGCCGAAGCCAACCAAGATGTGGGCGTCGGGTTTGTCATCGAAGGTACCGGCTACCTTGCCAGCCGCGGCGGCGATCCCGGTGTCTCCCCGGTGTTCCGCCTCCTCAACAAGAGCAACAACATGCACTTCTTCACTATCAGCACGGTTGAGCGCGACCAAGCATTGGCTACCGGCGGCTACATTTTCGAAGGCACCGCCTTTTACGCGGTTACACCCTAGCGAGCTTCCAGTTCCTGTAGCCGCTCGAAATAACTGTTGCTTGCGTAGTGCTTGATCATCTCCTGCGACGCTAGTCCCATCCGCTGGAGCTTCTCGTTGCTGGTCGTGGTCTTGTTGAGGATACGCTCCAAAACCTCCGCAAACTGGTCGATATCGCTATCATCAACTTCATATCCGTTTACGCCCGGCTTCAGTTGTTCCTCAAGCCCGGAGCAGTCGTTACGGAGCACCACGTGCCCCATATACATACCCTCGGCCACATACAACCCGAACGCCTCCATCAATGAGCAGCAAATCACCACGTTGCAATCGTGCATCACCTTCAGCGCCTCGTGCCGGCTGATGGTCGGCAAAAACCCAAACTTATCGCCTAGCACCTCGGTGCCGATGGTCTTGAGCTGCTCAGACAAATAGTCGTCACCCAGCCCGATAAATTTGAGCGAAAAGTCCCGATATTTCGACTCGTTCCCTACGTAGTGCTCGGTGAGGAATTTTGAAAATGCAAACAAGGCAACGGAGTGACCTTTGCGCCCGCCGGCCGCCACTCCTGAGATCACGAAATCCAGCTTTTCGAAGTCAGATTTCGCCCGTGGTTGCTTGTATGCCGCATCAACATCCGCGTGTAATTCAATTATTTCGATCGGGGACTCAAAGAAATCCTCATACTTCTTGCGCATCCTCACCGAGGGCACGCCGATCACCAGTTTTTTCTCGTTCAACAGGTGTCGGATTTTCTTGCGTACCCGCGAGCTGTCGAATTGCGCTTCGGGGTCGTCCTCGTGTACATACCAATACGCTCGCTTGAGGCCGCCGCTGGCCAGCAGGCTCAGTATGCCGTCGCGGTAGTTGCCGGGAATGGCCGAGGTGTTCATGAGCACGAAGTCATTGGGCTTAAGATTGAGCCTTGGCACCAGCGCGCGCGGCCCGATGCGCATATCCATACCGTCGATCCTGATGCCCATTCGCCGTAGCTTCCCGAGATGTTGCGAGTCGATATGGGGTGCCACCAACAATATTCGCCGCGGGCTCACCTGCTTGGCAAACTCGGCAATCATTTCTATCAGCGCCAGTGGGCCACCAGTTTGGTTGAGGGGGTGGGAAACGAATACGTACTGGCGCTCTTTCGAACGGTCCATGGCATGTCGTACGGTATAGTAGGCCTGCTTCACCGACGACCGCACTCCATAGCGCTGCACGTAGCCCTTCACCTGCCCAGCCTTCAGCGCGTGCCGCACACCGGGCAGCTTCGCAAGCCGGGCCGACAGCTGCCCGGTGTCCACCTGTTTCTTCACGCTGGGGTCCAGCACCAGATCGTCCGCCCGCGTCCCGGCCTCAATCCGCTTCGCCAAACCCTTGGTCATAGACTCCCAGAAGTAGCCTTCACGTAGCGGCTTCAGCTGCTCCTTGAGCTTCGCCAGCATTTCGGGCTTGTTGTACAGTTCAGACAGCTGCTCAGCCATTCTAGCGACGTCTGTTCCCTCCAGGCGGTAGGCGGCCCCCGCTTTGATCAAAGTCTCGCTCAGGGGGTCTCCGCCATTCGTGGCTATCGGGAGGTTACCCCACACGAAATCCATCACCCGCGTGCGCCAGGAGAATTGGTTCTCCTGGCCCGCGCTGTTGAGGCTGATCACGACGTTCGCTCGCGCGTACCACTCCGCCCGTTTTGCATAGTCCACCCAATCCACAAAAAACACCAGCTTGTCGGCTAGGCCGTTAGCCTCGGCGTATGCCACCGTCTCATCATATTGCTTGAAGAAGGTGGGGTTGGGATTAAACGGATTCTTGCCCCCCACGATCAATAATTTCACTCGCTTACCCCCGGCCGCCATCCGCTCCACCGCCTTCACCAGATTGCGAATATCAAACCAGGGGTACAACCCCCCGAACCACAGGATCACGAAATCCTTATCCTCAACCCCCGGTACCTCAGCCGGTTTCACCGCCTCCGAGTTCTCGCTGACGATGCCAAATGGCAACACCTCGATGATTTCTTTCGAATACGTAATGGGATTAATCCGCCCCAGTGCCGACAGTACGCCAGTATAAAAAGTTTTCTGTGCGTCGTTGGCGCACAGAAAGTGATCCCCGCGCCCCAGCGCCAGATCAAACCGATTCAGCTCGCGCATATAGGCAATATATTCCTGTTCCAGGTGCTCCGACTGCCGCGCGGAAATCTCCACAAAAATCGGTACGTATGCGTCCAGAATCAGCTGCACGCGGCCGCCGATTTCCTTCGTCACAATCCCCGACGGTTCGCCCATGCAGTAGCTCATGATTACCGTGTCGTAACGGTTGACCAGCAAGCCAAGGTTCTCGTTCGACCAGTTGGTCAGCTTCACTCCCTCGTATTCCGGAATGGTTTGGCGGAAGCTCTCATGAATCGCGACCGTTACGTCGGAGCCATTTTTCTGCAGCCCAGTCGCCAGTCCCCAGGCGCGCATCCCGCCGCCCTCGATGGTCTGAAATTGCTCCGTCGGTACGGGACCATAAGAAATTACCAACGCGGATTTTGTGGTTTGCATGACCTGTCTTTATGTCCCATCACAGTAATATGATCTGTCTCTGCAGGATATTATACCAGGCCAAAACCTACGTGCGCGGTCGGCCGCTAATGGACGCTATAGATGTAAAACGCGTTAGCGGGGTATGTTACGGTAACGTCAAGCTTCAAGCAAGGCTCGCCTAGAGGTAACTGGCTGGCGATACGCTGAATGTGTTCCTTAAAGGGGCTGGCACACGGCCGAAAATCTACCGAATACGAGTCCGGGCTGTTCAGCCGGAAGCCCTTAACCGCCGGATCACCAATCCCATAAATGGCGTGCGCATACCGGTTATACACGTTCGTATACTTTCCGTCAGGGTCGAGCTCTTTCAGGTAAGCCATTTGCGGGTAAAGGAATGTGCCGGAATACGAATGCAGGCCGTATGCCGCAAGTACGTTCGTCGAAGTCATATTCCCCATGTAAACCCAGCCGCTTTGAGTCCCACCCGGATCGCTTTTGGCCGCATCTCCGAGCCGCGAGTGGGTCAGCTCGCCCAGCCCCACATACAGCGGGTTAACCGCTAGAGACGTAAATAAACTCAGTCCCAGCAGGACCGCGCCCATAGCCAAGAGGTGCCGCCGCAAAGCCAGATAAACGATTAGGCCAACCGTTAGTGCCAGCAATCCAAATACCCGCACGCGCGGCGAGTAGAGCGGGAAGTTATGGAGAATCGTGTAGCCCACAATCATCTGCGCCACTACCGCCAATCCCCCGAAGCCAATCGCCCAAGAGCGTGGCAACTTAGACTGCCGCAGATGTCGCAGCACCAAAACGAGCTGCAAAAAGTTCAGCACCCCCAAGCCTATCTTGAGCCGGTCGTGTGGGATGCTCGAGAGCAGAAAGACCTTAGCCAGTACCTCCGGCATCGGCAGCAGCATGCGGGCTGCAAAGATAACCAACAGCACATTCACAAACAGCAGCGCATAATCGAACTGCTTGCGCGCCCGCCGTTGCCGTACCAGCAAAAAGATCGACGGAATAATCAGGTACGGCCAGAGGTAAATAAAGCTGGAGTCCTCGCTCTGGTTAGAAACATAATGGCTCGCCCGGCCGAGATCCTGAAGCCGGTTGTCCAAAAAACCATCCATAAATAAGTAGGGCGGGTACCCACCGCTGGCCGCCACCCGGTGGCCCGGGTAGACCGTCCCGGTGATCGCCGAAATAGTCTGGCTGCGCGTTACCACAAACAGCCCCACCATCACCCCGCACACCACCACCGCCACCACCGCCGGCATCAGCTTCTTTACTATCAGCCGCCATGTCAGTAGCTTGGTTTCTTCAAGTAAAAAACCCATACACAAGGCAGCGGCGGCCAGGGCGCACGGGATTTGGAATGGGGGATAGATCAAAAGGGCAAAACATGTTAGTACATAGGCCAAGGCTAGTGTAAGCCAGACGGTCTTTTTTCGATCCACCGAGCGTATGAGGTGTATAAAAATAACCGAAGCCAGGATGCAATAGGCGATAGAGCCGAGTGTTCCCGTCAAATACCACCACTGGACAAAGGGCGAAAAGAATAAACTAGAGGACAGAAAAGCCGCCACCAGTCGGCGCCCCGGCAGTAGTATAAGGGTCAAAAAGTAGGCCGAGACAATGAGCAGATAACCCAATATCCACCACTTCAGGGCAAAAGCTTGCTCAAGCGGCAGGACAAAAAACGAGAGATTCTGAGGCTTAAAGATCGCCGACCAGTCCTTGGCAGGCAGGTCAGCCAAAATAGACGCATCAAAACCATCGCCAATCATCGGGTCAATTTGAGGGTAGCCGAAGTGCGACTGCGACACCGTCAACGGCGTTCCCACCATCCATTCATCCGATCTGATCGGCTGAGAAGAGCCGAGTAGTAGATTTTTATCCGTCCCCGAACCGTAGAGGAGCTGGTGATACATGCCCACCGAGCTGCCGCTAATGCGCAACGCCGACAGAGCGCAGATGACCAGCAACGGGAGTATCGGAAAAAGCCAAACGCTCTTGGGAAAACTCCTCAAATAGCCCTTCATTTTGCATCATCTCCAATAAGCCGAACCGTGATTATCTTCTCAAGGCTAGCCGCAGCAACGGTGGACTTTAGCTCGCTAATAGTTTCTTGATTGGTAAGAACCTCTAATTTATCCAGGCCCCCGCAATCGGCTCTTATGTCATCCGTGTGTTCCGCCGGGTTGGCAGTAAAATTAAAAACCCGACGAGCCGTATCGAAGCAGGTACTGGACGGCTTATTGGTTTTAAGAGCCATGGTAGCAAAGTCCGATTCAGCGGCTTTGCCGGGAATAAAATAGATCGTATAGGATGGCTGGTTGTAGGTTGTGGCGAGCGTTGCCTGGAGCCCAGCATAAACCGACTGCTGAGTTTGCGGGGATATATCTCGATGACCGCTGAGATAGCGTATGGTGGCACCGACGGCAATTTGCGGGAGAAGCAAGAGCGAGAAAAACACGCCAGTAACAATCATTGTGGAATACATATAATCGTTTGATATGCGCTCGATCGTCCAGATGAAGCCAGCAATCGCAATGGGAACCGCTAGAACTACTACTGCCGTCATGACCTTGAAGTAGTAGTAGGCCAGCTGCCCCGTGAAGTGGAGCTGTATGCCGTAAAACACGCTCGCCAGTGCCAGTAAACAGGCCATTATTATCAGATTGGAATTTAAGGCAAACCGAGCCTCGCGCACTATTCTTGCCAGACACAGGGCAACCCCAATTGCGATGAGGAGGTACACAAAGTTGGTATATGTCGGCGTCCCCCCCGGAAGCACAATTGCGTGCAAGAAACTCACCGAAGTTTTATCTGCTGCTATGACGTAATACTGCACCAGCAGGGCTCCGCCCAACAAAATATAAAGGGGCAGATACGCAAATATGCTACCGCTAATGCGACGGAGTACTTGGCTAAGCCTCGAACCTTTTATGTACAAGGCGACGACAACGGCGCCCGCAAGCAGTACGGCAGGCAAAAGCAATAGCCAGGTTAGCGAGCCGCTTATTACCAAAATTGCTGCCATGGGCAGGGTTTTTTCTAGAGCCGGTAAGTCACCCGGCTGTTTGAGCTGAAGAGCTACGAGCATTAACAGGAGGAGAGATGTGAGTTGCGGAAAGAAACTATAAAAGCCAGAGCCAAACATGTCTACCAAAAATGCAATAACCGTAATGAGCGAAAGTATCGCTAGTAGCACCGCGCGAATCAGCGGCGCTTTAGGGCCGCGTTCGTGTTTGCCCGCGAACACAAAAGCCGATCGAACAAACACATACACCAAGACAAAGAACCAGAAAAACTTCGTCACAACATAGGCCATTACGGTGTCTAGCCCGGGCTCAATGCCCGGGTTTACGGCCTTTACGAGGATGGCATTGGCGGAGTGCCAGCCGGAAGGATATGTGGCCGAGCTTCGAAACGTAGTAGAAATGTTGGTATGAAACAAGATCCCCCGGTCGAACTGTACGCGATCGTTTAGTAGCTGAATGTGAGCCAGGTCGTCAACATTGCCGTTGATTGAGTTGAGTATGCTGGCCGGGTTCATCGTTTTGGTTGTTATTAATGGCAGAATGGCAATGCAGGTAATAATGAGCGTAGCGATCATTATTGCTACGAGGTCAGCCGCAGGCGCAAAGCGTACCTTCGTTTTTGCGGAGGGGGTAGTCATTCGCTTGAGCGAACGCGTCGTTAGCGCATTCAGAACGAGCAGAAACAACACACAGGCGGGGGCCGCCGCCAATAAGGGGAAATTATGATTAAACACCCAAGCCATGAGAGCAATGCACTGTAGCAAAAGAGCGTAGAAAAACGGCGTAATCAGTATTATGAAAACGGCGCTGTCAAAAATATCCCGCGACAAACACCGACTAATAAGTTGGTATGTTAGATACAGCGAGACCACAATGGCTGCCAGCGTAAAATTACCCAACAGACCGGCCGCCAGGTAGACCAGCCCTAGGACAACATATGGGCGCAGGACGGCTAATCGCATCATGAACTATTTCTTTACATTCAAGATAATAACGCCCATCAGTATAAGCCCAATGGCCAGAATCTTGGTGGCCGAGAACGCCTCCTTGAGCACCACAAATGAGGCAAAGAAAATTACCACATAAACCAAACCCGTAGCCAGCGGAATGATATACCCGAGGTCGTTTTTGGAGATTAAGTATAGATAAAGCACGAAGCTAACGGCATACAACGCCAGCCCACTCAAACTGTAAATATTAAAGTGAAATTGCAGTTTATTCTCAGCCAGGCTAATGGGCAGACCGCCCGTAGTCCCCAACTTCAAAACTACGAGGCCAAGTGACGTCGATAGGACATAGAGAACTAAGATTAAAGTCGACATACAAGTATTGTACCTTTTATTGGCCGGAGAGGTACCATTCGTAGGTACGCTTTAGCCCATCCTTGAGCTCTATGCTGTGCTTCCAGCCCGCTTCGTGGAGCTTCGATACATCGAGCAGCTTCTTGGGCATGCCATCGGGCTTGGTGGCGTCAAACACCAGCTCGCCTTCGTATCCCACCAGCTCCTTAACTAATATCGCCAGTTCTTTAATCGAAACGTCTTCGCCGGTACCGATGTTCAGGAACTGCTTCTGGTCGTAGCTCTCCAACAGCCACATAATGGCGTCCGCAAGGTCGTCGACGTGCAGGAACTCCCGACGGCTCACGCCCGTCCCCCAGATTACCAC encodes the following:
- a CDS encoding cohesin domain-containing protein; this encodes MPLRRRFVAYIGALAVFVAAGTLSLPGRSYAIVQQLYLTPAAASVQNGNNISIQIRVNSSADLVNAVQANFTYNPAQLQYVSVSAVGTAFDVDASSSIASGSIQLARGATTSVSGDNLFATITFKAIVGSGSASVNVASGSAVVRTSDASNILTQSGGAVFTLTPSPAILSTPLYRLYSRKSDRHFYTINPTERDQAIGVGYALEGVSFYVGIANGGNLTPIIRLYNRQTDYHFYTSSQAEANQDVGVGFVIEGTGYLASRGGDPGVSPVFRLLNKSNNMHFFTISTVERDQALATGGYIFEGTAFYAVTP
- a CDS encoding glycosyltransferase family 4 protein, yielding MQTTKSALVISYGPVPTEQFQTIEGGGMRAWGLATGLQKNGSDVTVAIHESFRQTIPEYEGVKLTNWSNENLGLLVNRYDTVIMSYCMGEPSGIVTKEIGGRVQLILDAYVPIFVEISARQSEHLEQEYIAYMRELNRFDLALGRGDHFLCANDAQKTFYTGVLSALGRINPITYSKEIIEVLPFGIVSENSEAVKPAEVPGVEDKDFVILWFGGLYPWFDIRNLVKAVERMAAGGKRVKLLIVGGKNPFNPNPTFFKQYDETVAYAEANGLADKLVFFVDWVDYAKRAEWYARANVVISLNSAGQENQFSWRTRVMDFVWGNLPIATNGGDPLSETLIKAGAAYRLEGTDVARMAEQLSELYNKPEMLAKLKEQLKPLREGYFWESMTKGLAKRIEAGTRADDLVLDPSVKKQVDTGQLSARLAKLPGVRHALKAGQVKGYVQRYGVRSSVKQAYYTVRHAMDRSKERQYVFVSHPLNQTGGPLALIEMIAEFAKQVSPRRILLVAPHIDSQHLGKLRRMGIRIDGMDMRIGPRALVPRLNLKPNDFVLMNTSAIPGNYRDGILSLLASGGLKRAYWYVHEDDPEAQFDSSRVRKKIRHLLNEKKLVIGVPSVRMRKKYEDFFESPIEIIELHADVDAAYKQPRAKSDFEKLDFVISGVAAGGRKGHSVALFAFSKFLTEHYVGNESKYRDFSLKFIGLGDDYLSEQLKTIGTEVLGDKFGFLPTISRHEALKVMHDCNVVICCSLMEAFGLYVAEGMYMGHVVLRNDCSGLEEQLKPGVNGYEVDDSDIDQFAEVLERILNKTTTSNEKLQRMGLASQEMIKHYASNSYFERLQELEAR